The stretch of DNA TTGATTAACCAAAAGTCTGATAATATATtcattattatcataaataaatatatcaaatttattttaactaaattagTAACATCGTAATGCATTGAACAACAATGATTATAGCAGTTGCCATTATTAGACAtttacatatatgtatatacaaataaaaaaacatcaaatgtTCAAAATGCTTATTGTTAGATATATCGAATGAGAAGTATGTATAAtgaaaacatattaaaaatattacaaagtAATATTTAGTTAACTTTCTCAACATAGTTTACATTTTAAACAATTAACCTGAAAAAAAATGGGTACATAGTTATTTATTATGAGTAAAAACTTATAGACTAATTCCCAAAAAAAACTTacagattaattaataatattataaaaataataactctttacaatttataataaaactTAGGCTAAactacattcgtggtcccttaacttaatttcaggtaacgttttagtcttttatctttttttttttttttcttgggttggtcctttattttaattttaagtgacaatttgatattttatgttttaaaatgtcaacaatgttgtcctttttttttttacaaaaatttaaaaaaatcatcaaaattttcaaccaaaacccataaaattaataatcatcttcaatataatgcaaattttatcaaatccataactcaaatattcaaatacactcatattttcatctccaacaacatcaaataaaaaatgaaatatgagtttatttcaagatttaagttatgaatttgattaaatttgtattttattgaaggtgataatgaattttatgggtttagtttgaaaaatttgatgatttttttaaatttttgtaaaaaaaaaaaggacaacattgttgacattttaaaacataaaatatcaaattgtcacttaaaattaaaataaatgaccaactcgggaaaaaaaaatataaaggactaaaacgttacctgaaattaagttaagagaccgcggatgtaatttagcctaaaacttatcatatattattttgtttattttattttaaaattaatttgtaagtattattataaataaacttATGCAACACGTACACATATCACCTttagtataataaaaaaaatgaaaatggaaatatGATCCTCTCCTCTATTAGTAGTAGGGTTGTACAAAAAATCCGATTATGAGACACAAATCTAAAACTGGattcaaatcaattttaaatatccAGTTAAAATTATATGGTTATAATCCGGTTTATTTATAAACCGGTTGGATAActacttatgttttatatttgaatttggtttttatctgatttttatccactaccaatattttgctaattttgagattttatttcttgaaaaaaatttaaaatttattttttttcgaaaaaatatcagaaaaaaataaaaaaatcttttttttttctcaaaaaaattggtgagaatctttttaaaaaaatttattgaaaaaatcgatttttttaaataatcgatttttaaactatgaataaattatttttaaaaaaataatcaaattttaaccgattttgaaaaaaaaaatcaattttaaaattaaattttttaaaatcgaCTGCTTAATTATAAActggttatttaaccataaccaattttacaattgattttataaccgattttaaactaaataatgaatttgattataaatttaatctatatattaattttaaaatgaatatagtttgatttgttaaaaaaatcaaccatGAACAACCCTAcctattagggttttaaatttatattacattcaattttttattccaAACCTTTTCACTATATTAATGTGAATTTGTTTCCTaagaattaattatattttgtatgcAACTGTGAGCTTATCCGCAATTGATTCAGAGTCTTCCATTGTCAACTttagaattttaaaacaaaaaaaaaaacactaaaaacttaaattgttttaaagtcAACAATAATTAGTGTTTATAATTCCATAAAGTTAACATTATCATTATCACTACTATGTTTAACTAACATTGGTTATCAATGAACCAGAAGTTACGGTTAGGGAGGCAAAAGCGCCATAATTGCTTATTTCCTTATGACCTTAGAATGAATTCAGGATGATTGAagatttcttttgttttctGAAAATTTGTGTGGCTGGAATAGTGTCTTAAACAATATTATAGGATTGTTACCAAactctaacaaataaaataaaatctcaaaaaaatttaaataaaaagattagaATCTAGAAAGTgatttttcttgtccaagattAGAGGGTGAAATTGAACGCAATGTTttgcattttgttttgtttgaaacaTTCTCCTTTTCATTCTTCAACGCTCTTATATCCGTTTCTTTCTCCCTCgatcctttttttttcctttcattttttGCGAACAAATTTGTCAGTTgctctaaatattttttagtttgtcCTTTTACTTATATACACGCgccactctctctctctctctcatcatCTTAACCATTCACCAACTTTCTGTCTAAATTCGGACAACATTCGGATTATAGTGCTTTAAATGGATAATATAATTGGCAAATTGTGACATTATTTCCACCATAgtagtaacttttttttttcgaaaaatccACCATAGTAACTATAGTGCcttaaatgtaaattaaaaaaacaaaccaTAGTGCCTTAAATTGGTAAGATTAATTGACATCGCCAAAAGTGAGTAGGACTACAATAGCAGGCTAGGCTAGAATATACATTGACATAAAAAAAAGTTTCCCATTTTAATATCTTCTACCACATGCTTCAATCTCAATGCACTATTTGGCAGTGTGTTTTCATTGTTGTTAATAAGGTAAGAAAAAACTATCATTTGATTGTTTGCGTATCAATATTAAttacatacaaattaaataagataaacTTCGAGAAAACACTTGTTTTCTAGTGCCACttagaaaatatctttttgaCTAATATGCAttcatttctaaatatatttatttattaattgcaaaattaaattattcagcCTAAAATATAATGCCGAATACTAAATGCATGTTACAAACTTAAACAacttttttagttaatatttttgtaGTTTAACTCATAttcatttgaataatttatttttaattatagtttattaattatttaaactcAACCGATTATCTAATAAATCATTACTTTcccataaatatatattataaaacatACTAGTATTCAAGAGTTATtatatacaataaataataaaaagtttatttaaatcCAAAAAATGATCAAAGCAGTATTTGTAGAAGGTGTAGCAACTAAGTAGCAGGCACAGCATTGACATTTAGTTGATGAGGAGCAAATTTCcatgaatataataattaattagtagtaattaataaacaatgaagaaaaaacaaaggTCAAAGGGTAAAGAATTGAAGAAGGAGCGAGTGAGAAATACAATATGTAATGGCGCGTGAGAAATATTGTTATGTTTTGATATAGTACCTGAACGGCCATGCATGCCGAGTCCCTCCTACACTCACTCACTCTCACACACACcaccctctctctctctctctctctatttctCTCTCGCTCATATCATATTCATTCTCTCTCACACATCACCCACACACATTCACATACATATACACACATTCTTTCTTTCTCTCCAATTTCTCTTTCATTTTccatttccattttcattttcattttctcttatttccTCATTAAAACCGATTGTTCAATGGCGGTTCCTCCCTCGGTCGCCGCCACTCCGGCTTCTCTTTACGTCGGCGACCTCCATCCCGATGTCTCCGACGGACAGCTTCACGAAGCCTTCTCTGATTTCAAGACTCTCGCTTCTGTTCGCATTTGCAGAGACTCTTCCACCGCCAAATCACTCTGTTATGGCTACGTCAACTTCCTTTCTCCTCAAGACGgtaaaatatcattaaccttCATCGTTTCTTTTCCagttctttctttctttctttaggTTTTCTAATCTAGCGAATTAGTGTATTATTtcttgataataataataataatgaggaGGAGGATTCTTGctgttcttttttttctttgaattatgaGATCTTGATTTTGAATTGCATTGTTTAGTTAGTGTTTTCTTTTATTACCGATAAAATAAACGGAAAGATTTAAAATCGGTTTCATCATTTTTCTGTTATGATGATGAATGTTAAAGAGAGAGAAATGTAAGTGATCAAGATCTGAGTGTGGTTACTCTGTTAATGCTAAtgttctatttggtttggtcATGTAGCAATTAATGCGATTGAGCTGAAGAATCATTCTACATTGAATGGAAAAGCGATAAGGGTCATGTGGTCGCGTCGTGATCCTGATGCAAGGAAAAGTAGCATAGGGAACGTGTTTGTTAAGGTATCTACGGTTCTTTGATTTGATATGGTTTTTGACCGGTGTTTGCTGTTCGTTATTGTTTCTGAAAGGGGATTTCTGGTTTTGTGGCAGAACTTAGCTGAATCGATAGATAATGCTGGATTAGAAGATATGTTTAAAAAGTTTGGCAATATTTTGTCAAGCAAAGTTGTCATGTCTGAGGATGGGAAGAGCAAAGGATATGGCTTTGTTCAATTTGAAACAGAGGAATCTGCAAATACTGCTATCGAAAAGCTGAATGGCTCTACTATTGATGATAAGCAGATGTAAGTGAAATTCTGCATTGTTTTGTGGTAACTTTTTCATGTCTGTATATATGTTCATGCTTTGAAGTTTATGATTCTTGGTCCACAGTTAATTGACGTATTCAATTTCTGTACTCCTGTTATTTCCTGAGATTGATTTTAATCTGATTATAATTCTTGTCACAGATTTGTTGGGAAGTTTGTCAAGAAAAGTGACCGCGTTATGTCTGGCCCTGATGCTAGATATACAAATTTGTACATGAAGAATTTGGACTTAGATATTACAGAAACACTTCTGCGGGAAAAGTTTTCCTCTTTTGGGAAAATTGTTAGCTTGGCTGTTGCAAAGGACAACAATGGGATGTCAAAGGGTTTTGGCTTTGTGAACTTTGATAACCCAGATGATGCTAAAAGGGCAATGGAAGCAATGAATGGATCACAACTTGGTAGATAGTTAATCTTTTACTGTGTTGGTTTTCGGCTGGTAAAGTTGAAATTTCTTGATGTTGATCCTATGTATTATCTGGTTTTGATTTGTTTCAACAGGTTCAAAGATTCTGTATGTAGCCAGGGCACAAAAGAAGGCTGAGCGTGAGCAGATCTTGCACCAGCAATTTGAGGAGAAACGGAAGGAGCAAGTCATGAAATATAAGGTAATTTCTTTACCACTCTCTTATATTTATGTACCCATTTTCTCTTCAGTTGTCTTAGAATGTCATCATTTAACTTCCAGGGGTCAAACATTTATGTGAAGAACATCGATGATAATGTTAGTGATGAAGGACTGCGAGATCATTTTAGTGCATGTGGCACTATAACTTCTGCAAAAGTTATGCGAGATGACAAAGGGATTAGTAAAGGATTTGGTTTTGTGTGCTTCTCCACTCCTGAGGAGGCCAATAAAGCTGTGAATACTTATCATGGTAAGTGGGTTAAGTT from Cicer arietinum cultivar CDC Frontier isolate Library 1 chromosome 3, Cicar.CDCFrontier_v2.0, whole genome shotgun sequence encodes:
- the LOC101515641 gene encoding polyadenylate-binding protein 7; translated protein: MAVPPSVAATPASLYVGDLHPDVSDGQLHEAFSDFKTLASVRICRDSSTAKSLCYGYVNFLSPQDAINAIELKNHSTLNGKAIRVMWSRRDPDARKSSIGNVFVKNLAESIDNAGLEDMFKKFGNILSSKVVMSEDGKSKGYGFVQFETEESANTAIEKLNGSTIDDKQIFVGKFVKKSDRVMSGPDARYTNLYMKNLDLDITETLLREKFSSFGKIVSLAVAKDNNGMSKGFGFVNFDNPDDAKRAMEAMNGSQLGSKILYVARAQKKAEREQILHQQFEEKRKEQVMKYKGSNIYVKNIDDNVSDEGLRDHFSACGTITSAKVMRDDKGISKGFGFVCFSTPEEANKAVNTYHGFMFHGKPLYVALAQRKEDRQAQLQLQYAQQIAGLAGPSTAIVPGGYPPYYYTATGVVSHAPPQAGLMYQPLPLRPGWRANGSAPPVRSFQQSPIPVASNNTRQHRQNRGRMNGHAVSQGNTHSGTYMPQAQQASQSVISPRESSTQQRTGQAKYVPSGRHRDMEKGSGFSSGGSNSGGSSQGTGVLHSMLANATPEQQKDILGEHLYMLVQKLKPNLAAKITGMLLEMDNAELLVLMESPESLSAKVEEAFQVLKNSKTKVSGQEVLHSNFFSAEVAVN